Below is a genomic region from Chelmon rostratus isolate fCheRos1 chromosome 7, fCheRos1.pri, whole genome shotgun sequence.
aaaaggttgggaaccactggtttagAAGATTAAAGCATAGGAGACAAAAGAGATGATTTTCAACATCAAGACGACCTGGCATTGACATCAGCCCTGAGCCTCCAGCACGCCACACTGACTGCAGCCATGACTAAAAACAGTGCCATTCAGCAGTCTGGAATCTTTTCACACTTCTGGTGATTCAGATTGTACTTCctggaaataaatgtttttttgtgcagcaaCTTTATCACAAGTTGACAAGAATGAGATTGTTTGAACATATCATCTTTTCCTCTGTGGCTTCAAGGGTTGTTGGGAAATACTGGAAAACCTCAAGATATTATTTATGAAGAGAGACCGTATCTGTCATACTGATCTAACAAAAGACGCCCACATGACCTCTGTCTGGGTATTAAGACAGACCAACACTTTGACACTTACTGTTTACATTGTTTGAACTGTGATAAATAATCTAACTCAATTAGACAGCTTGATGAGCTTGTCAGTTTCAGAgttttaaatcttattttagACTGGTGCCCCCTAGActgatgtttatcctgtatgtatatatacagtaaatttcaactttaaatttaaaatgacCATAGttgtgatctttttttttattgtgtggaTAAAAAGTCACACATATTGAGCCTCTGAACAGAGAAAACTGTATGTCATGAGGGAGAAAGGAAGCTTACCATTTCTCAAACATGCCCTCTGGTTAGTGatacaaaaacattcacagctGACAATGCAAAATTAACACAGCAAATGGCACAATGTACAGCATATTGGAATCACCTTTATTTCACCTGTCTGCAGATGTGTCTCCTTCTCTTAAGGTGATCAACATAAATAATATCCTAATTATGACTGAATTTAGCCTGGATTGCAGAGTGAGTATTGAATGACAGCAACTGTATCAAGAGCAAATCACAGGATTGAACAACCTCCTAATCACTGAACAATCACTGAAATTTAAAAGCTGCATAAATATGGTTAAAGTATGTaggtgtttctgttgttttatacATTGAAATATACAACTGTATAGCTAAATTTTAGATACCAGCATTAAAATccagtttctgtctttgtttatacATCCAAGGTATGTGTCTCTCTAAATATCAACATAAAAACTGAGTTAACCCATTGAATCGTAGCTTCTACTAGGCGTACAGCGCCCTATAATCACTAACAGGTAATGAAGGAAATGATGGGCATGATAAGAGGAACGATGACATGGTCATATTTGAAGATTATGGCAGTTTCAGTCCATGTTGTTAATATAATTCTGCCCCATGACTGCTACAAAGTAACCACAAAATCCAGTGCCAGCTAATATTCAGAATAATGAGAGTACTCCAACACTGGTCATGTGTTTAAGATTGACAGTAAACGGTAAAGGTGACCACTTCAAACCTCTCTGCAAAACAAGGGCAACAATGCTTGTAAAGCACAGTTTGGCTAAAACCCGGTGATAACAAGCTCCAGGCATCATGAGGGAAACTTTCTGAAGTCCATGATGTGAAAGGTgaaaggggagaggaagggagaggtgGAGGCGGGAATAAATCCGGAAACGGATGATGCATGGATGTGAGGAATGTTGTCGGTCATGGAGTGGCCCAGTGAATAACTAGTGTATCCAGCAATGGGggaaaaatgtttcattttttaatgggCCAAAATGggttgcagatttttttttatgggtTCCTATATGACAAAGGGAGTAACGTGTTTACATGAGAGTGTGCCTGAGTGTGCCTGTCtaacagtacatacacacacacacacacacacacacacacacacacactgaactcagCATGAGGTAAGCAATCAGATAGGGGATGTAGGTCGAGTCAATGTCAGAGTATCATGTCACATGGCATAGGCCCTTTATTTCCTGCATCTGCACAATCAGTAGTCCATGCATCTCTTCAACTTTGCGTGGGCACTGGGGGAACGTGAGTCACTTTGGTCATTTGTAAGTTTAACTTCCCTTTTCTGAGTCATTGCCCAGTGTACACAATGTTGTCGGGATTGTCTGTGAAGTGAAGCACCGTGGACGTGGTTGGTGGCAAAATCTCCCTTGTGTAAATGAGGGTGGGTGTTTCACCACTTCTTTTTAGCAAAGGGGATAGCATGTGTGACTCCCCAGCTAAGCCAGCTGCTTCACCACAGCACTGGTCTTACATGAGCCTCAAATTAAAACATCAGCAAGGCTTCGCCAGCCCATGGATGCTTATATTTACCTCCACCATCGCTCAGTTTCAGTGCCCTGTAAAAACGGCGCTGCAGGCGACCACATCagacacaagacagacagggacagccCTAAAGTTGTGTGCCATGCTGGAGTTTCACTGctgggcagacagacagtctccCTCTCCCACTCACTAACTCCCAGGAGAAAGTAAACAAACGCGTATGGCTGAAACCTTGTTTAACGATGGCTTACGTAGGCTTCAAATACAATGCCAGTTTGTCGCAGCAGGAAAGTTTATGAACAACTTAGAAGAGCTTGTGCAGCTTGGCAGAGTCACAGCAGGCTAGGCAGTGGCTTCAACACAAAACCCGAGACTCCCTGAAGGCATGCGCTAGCAGGTTAACTTAAAGAAAACCCCTAACACCATAACGTTAGCAAAGCCATAACTTTTCCCAGTGGGCAAAGCAAAACCAGGCCGCACACACAAGTTAAGTGTccaaacaagcatttttttttctgcgatAAAGTTACTTACAGTACGCATAAAGCGTAAGCCCCGTTGACACTCTCACTGTCCCGCACCAGGAAGCTGCCGTCTCTCCCGGCCCGGGCCAGCAGCTCCTCGGCCGCCGCTCGACTCAGGTCCCGGTGATACCACATCGGCGGCGCGGGCCCCAACGGAgaaaccccaccaccaccacccccgGCCATGGCCACAGCCCTTCAAACCGGGTTCAGCTCAAGCTGCTTCCAGACTTCTCCGAAAACCTCCCAGTCCTCCTCCAGACTAGAGAAATAATCCAGTGAGGGAGCCGCTGAGAGCCAAGAGAAGCGGAGAAAAGTAACGTAAACGCTTATTCCGACGGAGGTTTGGAGGCGGGAGAGGACCAACGACGGGGCTAAAAGTTGTACATTTGTTAAATTACGCTGCTTGCGGCTGTTTCCTCAGTTCCTGAAATGCTCACCACCCTCCTCTTTCGCTTCCCAGTCCCACGGAAATCAGGGTATGTAAATCCACACTGGAGACCGGGGAGCAATAGTGGGGACACGTCAATCCCGACATGCTGTCAATGTGATAATTTTCCTGTTggaattttcaaaataaagtagGTTACGGACGAAAGTACAttgagacattttatttcaggGGCAAAGTTTGTTTCCTGTTATTTTTGTCTCTAACTAGCTTGACAGAGCTTTCTgggaaggagagatggagggataaGGAGATACAGGGGTGGATAAATGGCGAAAGAGAGAAcgagggatggagagaaagagaagaagagaagaagaagaagagactaATAAAGAAGAGggacagaggtggaaagtaaacATGTACTCATCTATTGTACATTTATGAGGTACTttcattttatgcagctttatacTACTACTCCATTTAAAGAGGAAATGTACCTTTTACACCTTTAGCCACTAGTTAATATACAGGTTCAGTGCATGCATATGCATTGTTATAGCTTTAACAAAGCTACCCAACAGTGtttaaagtagttaaaattagctgcGCCTTGACCACTTACAGCATTAACATACTTTGTACACCTAATGCATCTTGAATTGCAAcccaataatataatattcaatACTTAAAAACTCAAATGGCCCTTTGTTCAAAATAAGTAGGCctgattttacttttgatacttaacACATTTTTCCCATTATACTCCTGTACTTTTACATATGTAACACTtcaaatgcagaacttttaaggtaaaggatctgagcacctcttccaccactgaagagaggaaataaagttCAGTTTCCCCTTTACTGAAGTACCAACCAATACTATATCCTGTGGGCCTGCTTGGCATGGCCTCAAGTTTCTGTGATTTTATAGCTTTAAGTCGTCTTACAGCATTTAGAATAAACTGAAGATTTTCTTGCAAATTAAAGCCACTTTTCACTCATTAAAAAGCTACTCATGTGAACTAAAAGATATTGCAGCCACCAATATCCCTCTCTTCAAAATGTACAACTTTTCAAAAAGGAATCATTCTTGATTTTCCTCTCAACTCTTCTGTCATGGCTCTAAGTTGTAGCCTACATGGGCAAAGCCTTCGCTAATGCCAGAGGGCTCTCTCTTTGAATATCAGTGTGACCTGCAGCCACTGCGGAGGCTAGGCTGCAATAAATTCTCAACACAAGCTCCAACCCAGTTATGcaatcattttcttttccagaccacacacacacacacacacacacacacacacacacacacacacacacacacacacacacacacacacacacacacacacgcacacacacaaggtgtAGCAGTCCACCTAGGGGTCAGACTGGCAAAACACAGGAATCTGCCAACCCGACATTTAGAGATCATTGCACATTATTGTGACTTCagccattattttttttctcaacttgCCCAAAAAGTCTGACTCCTAAAAAGTGGTATGGatacacatatatgcacacacacactcacacacgcacacatacaaagCAAGAGAGAGGTAGAGTTaaagtgagggagagagagggtgagagttGGGCAGGGTCGTGTACGTTGCCAATGACCTCAGAAAAGCTGAGTATTAATAGCCACATGGACAGCAGCCATCCCAAAGCTATTTCTGGCTATGGCATCACActgtgtatgcctgtgtgtgtgtctgcgtgtgtgagtTGACAGTGAAAGACTGTAAAAGTATGCGGCTTAACaatgtgtctgcatgcaggGACCGTAAAAGTGTGCTGCAGGATGTCACATCATAACGAAACTACTTTGTCAGCAATTCAACTTGAAAATAACgaattttgcacattttttccttttgcatcTCACTATAATTGTCTATAACCAAGCCAAAAGCACAGTGAGGCTCACAAAACCCCAAAACCAAATATTTAGATGGATGAACATTGGATAGATAATTTTGCTAATCTTCAGATTTTGTAAATTTGGGCCTGAGGGTGAGGTCAGAAAACAAGCCACGTTGTTAATTATACAGCACACAACCTATTTGTCTTCCTATATGACTCAGTAGCCATGGCAGGGTTGCTTTAGGCCACTGTGTTGAGGCCACACTATGGACATCTCAGAATCAGATTTTCAGGCCCAGCTTTACAACTTGGCTCAACTTTTATTTGTCTTGCTTTACTTTTTAAGGCTCAGCTGTCCTTTTCCAGTAAGACTCAGCTGTATACCTATAGCTACATATACAGTCATCATGTTACCATAACTTTTATCATGTAATGttatgtgatttttgtttgtttgtttttgggggtggggggattgGGGTCTAACTTGTAAATATTAAGAAGATAATTACTTTCTTCATGATATTtgatatattaaaatattatgAATGTGCTAAATGTTATCTAAGTATTTTGAAAGTGAACTATCATGGATGCTATCAGCCAGCATCCATCATCCCAAAATAGCTATAAACTTGAATGTTAAATCAGTAAAGGCACAATATTTTTGCCCTGACAAACCCAAATCCTACAATGGCAGCTCAGCATTATTGCACTGCTCTTTTAGCGTATGAACTACACTTGTTATAAGGAACATTTGCAGTCAGCATCTGTAGATCTCATACTAGAGTTAAGTGGGAACTGCATTGTGTGAATTGAGGACAGGTTATGACAAActgatggtgtttgttgaaACGTCTTCTCTTATTCAAACCCAGATTTAGCATTATTTGAGGTCTTAACAGAATATCTGCTCATGTCTGAATAATGGCTTGAGTATTGCTCCAGTATTACCAAACGTCTGCACTGGGACAGTCCTATCCAAGGCCACACATCTCTTTGTATAGGAGCTTCATGCATATAGTTCATGCAGAGAAAAGTGACAAGAAAGACTGGCCTGCTGGTCACAGCTGAACTTACAATGCTAAATTATGCAGCGGTATCAACAGGAAAGATATTATTATCAGCCTCAGAAAAGAAGCAGCACTTTGATATGTCTGATCTCTGTCAGGCGGTAGGACTGCTTTCTCAGCATTTTAAGATACTGTTGACTGCATCAGTTATGTCTTTTTAAATTGCTAGATCAGTTATCTCAGGCCTTGATTATTAAAGTGCATAGTGCACTAAATATACATCTCAGATTTATCTCTGATCAGCTGAGGTCCTCTGGGGGCACATTACCTAACCAATCACAAGATTTATTTAAAGACCTGAACATATTCAGATGTGgcatcgacacacacacatctgtaaacACATGCCcctcacagtcacacatgcacacacacaaacatgcacagatattgagtgacacaaaaacaccctTAAACACAGAGGGAGTAAAAGACATTAACACACCcttgctctccctccctctttccctctgtccttttcttcctcactgtcacacacacacactcaggggACTGGAACTCCATAATTACCAAGCAGTGGAGCCCACTAACCACTAGCTGGCCCAGAGTGGTCATGTGATGGTGTGATCACTGGGGCCCAGTATAGAGAAGCATTTTGCCTCAGCGCAGATCCTGGGtcagttttcctgtttcatcACTGGTGGTTGAGGTTATGAAGGGGTTATTAAACTTATCCATAGTTTGCGCAGAGAAATGTGATCCCAGAGCTGTGCAGCAATGCAATATGTGACACGTCCCTTCATGCCCTGTCCAGATGCACaagtttatttttgttctattactattcttgttttgttttttgtttttttacccaCACAGATTTTCAAATCTACTAAACTTTCCTAGacacaaagctgctgtgctgcCTTGATTTTGGACACTTTCACATTTCAATAGTTAAACtatcatcttgttttttgtgtgttgctcCTGTATTTTCTTcaagttttgctgtttttgtcttgacGGAAAATACAGTGTACTGCATATTCCCAAAAAGGAGAGCTGACAATCCATGTCTGTGCCCACATGGACAATTTGCAGAGATCATATCTTTGTTCGGTAGGATGCAAATTAAAGGGGTCTTGCCATCAATTGGGAGTCTCAGTGACTCAAAAGACCACAGGAAAGCACcagaaacatgacagcatttaaattcagttttattggtACCTCCGAGGTGATACAGGACAGGTTACAGACATTATTTTAGTACGTCATGACAGAGAAAGATGTGAAAGCCAGGGAAAATAGCATCGTCAAGGCAAAGCTCTGGTGTTGCTGTGCATTGTTAAGGTAGTACTCAGCTACCTTCTTGTTGGGGTTTGACCCATTGAACCAGTGCTGCATGCAGCGGCCTGAGGATCTGGTGTCGGTGGTATAAATGTAGGAATTGGACCAGATTTGCTCACACATGGACTTGGGTGTGGGGTAAACTTCGGTCCACTTTCTGCACTTGCTGCCTGCAGGGCATTTGTTTATACCTGTAGGGGAGCAGAGGATTAGAAAGAGTCCCAAATCGCAGTCACAACTATTTTTCAAGTATAAGATGCAGTAATTACTACATTTTGTGTGAATATAGTCATGTGTGGGTTGTGTGTGCAAAGGtgtgaatttgttttctgtggttaCAAAAAAATGTGAGCAAGTCCGTATGAACCCACCGGTCTacatgtgcatgtatatgtgcttgtgtgtgtgtgttttcgttcTTACCCGAGCTCCAGTCCCATCCAAAGTGCCAGTCACTCTTGCAGGTGTATTCATTCTTGCAGTCTTCCCACCAACTATGGCAGTCCTCTTGACACAAAGGCACATCCAAGACACGCTCCTTACGCCAGCTCTGatccacctacacacacgcacacacacccacactcacagTTAACTCGTTTGTTTGATCAATGATTTCAGAACACAAGCAATACATTTCTAGAATTGAACTCCTTG
It encodes:
- the folr gene encoding folate receptor produces the protein MWAVLVLLLALSSGALSLDLLNMCMDAKHHKAEPGPEGQLYNQCAPWRDNACCTANTSEEAHADNSYLYNFNWDHCGAMSEECRKHFIQDTCFYECSPHLGPWIQTVDQSWRKERVLDVPLCQEDCHSWWEDCKNEYTCKSDWHFGWDWSSGINKCPAGSKCRKWTEVYPTPKSMCEQIWSNSYIYTTDTRSSGRCMQHWFNGSNPNKKVAEYYLNNAQQHQSFALTMLFSLAFTSFSVMTY